The window TAGTATAGGTATAATTCAGTagttttctcatttaattttccCTCTTGGCTTCAGAATAAATAATGGCACTTTGcattcttatttattatttatgttcattattACTGAGAATGGATAGCAGTTGTTTTGTGCACCAAAATCTACCAAGCAAGCCTGCTGGAGCCTGTGTATAAACACTACTGGTattccactctttttttttttatcatttcaatacagatattttactgcaagtACATAGTTAATGATCGAAGAGGAAATTACTGTCTGTCTggataaaataacaaagaaatgCCAGGAACAACATGGAGAAACAGCTGGGCAAAGCAGCCACAGAGCCTCAAGGGCCCAGAAAGCCCCACAGTCACTGCATCTCAGCTGATTATTGCTCATTTGATTAATTGTAAATTTGTTAGAGAGTTTGCTGGACTAACATACAATATCAATAATCAGCAATCACAAGGTTGTTgtgaaaatgtagttttaagaccttaattatttttagtttatattgtgctCACACATTTTCCCAACAATTAAGAATTGGTTGTAGacagtattttacaaaaaatattgcCAGGATGCAAGGAAGTGTCACAGAGAAACTATTATCAGTGAGTTTCTGAGGGTCAAGGATTATGAAGCAATATAGatatcagtattaataatggTATAAGGAGCAGTTGTAAACTTGTATAAATGATATATCAGAGTATCAGAGTCAGTTTCTCTTTTAGGgttgaaacaattagtcaattaatcttCTTCTATGCAAAGTTTGATGTGATTCCAGCTTTTAAAACACGATTTACTACTTTTTAAAAGTCTTACATCAGCTGTTGGtcagactgttggttggacaaaacaagacattaataaaagtaattgttggttgcagGTAGACCCCAAATGATAAATTGGACGATATTAGCTTATCGCATACATATTTAGAAATTCACCATTTTCAGTAAAGAAATGCCAGAGatacaatgaaaaatataatatttgtcCTCAGGTGTTTTCTCTACCTGGCAGTCCTGTCCCGGATTCATCTACTGtagtaagaaagtaaataaaacgATTACATTTTGTATCGACAAAGGGAAACTGATAAGATTTCATCCTGTTTGAgtaagaaaaggagaagagaagaaagaggagaaagtttTGTTCCAGTGTAAACTGAGCTGGAAAGAGTTATAAAGTTCTTACTCACAGCAAATATCTCAACTTTACTTTTTCTGCAGATTTCATGCGATCAGAGCAGAATATAATAAGATTTTATAATGTACAGCAACATACAAGAGAGTAAAAATTAAACTTTACTCTCAAACAAAGCTGGGTTGAATGTCACTGATCAAAGGTTTAaattctctcacacacacacacatgcacacacatgcacgcacaacACCACGTCCTGCCGTCTGATTGGCTGTGACATGTGAAACCAGGAGGCCCCTGCAGACACTCCTACCAGCAGGTGAAGGAGCTCAGGCTGCAGGCTCAGTTCACCTCTCAGTTCTCacagcagcaggcagacagacaggacagcGGGACGGCCGGGGCGTTTGATCGGTAAAAACTGATGAGCGTGATGACAGAACACTGTGTTAACCAGCAGACATCACAGGAGGATGCCAGGAAGTCTAACAGAGGAACTGCAAAGCATGAAGAAAGGGATTATCAGTGAGTTTCTGACTGAAAAAGAGAGTCAAAGAGAGGATCCTAGATTATGAAGAAATGTAGATatcagtagtaatagtaatagtagtgtTTGTAGTGGCATGAGTAACAGTTTAAATGAGTAGAAATAGAAGGTGTAGTATAAGTATTAGTATCTCtattagtgctgaaacaattagccAATTAATCGATTTGTCAACTGACAGAAAGTTAAATGCTAACAGTTTTGATTGTTGAactcatttatcaagcaaaaaatgcaaagtatgttctgattccagcttctcaaatgttagtatttactgcttttcttcatgttatattactgtaaattgGACATTATTGAAtcttggactgttggtcgattaaaacaagacatctgaggacgtcaccttggactctcTTGTcacacagtaataaaaaaaacaaaattgataAATTGATAAATTGGCCGATATTagtttatcacagatatatctGTGTATATGTTTACCATTCAGTAGAAAGAAATTTCAGTGCAGAAATGCTAAAGATGTGTTTGAGGTCAGTGTCTCTGTTAcacagtttgtccaccagagcATATCTCAGTCACAATTTGTTAAAGTCCAACAGAATTTAAACTGCCTCTATTGTCTGTGacagcaacatatctgctctgtaaatcatttgtcctgttttctcctttgagaaaaaaacagaaaccaaaaggaAGACGTTTATATTTTAAGttctttggtttcatgatggcgccccctagttttacattatttcagtGAAATACCATTGGAGTCCTTATCAGCAAATCAAATGTTGAATAAAGCAATAACGTGTCGTTCTATCATCggcagagcagatggtcacactgagcctgattgcatccggctacacaacacaagagccacacactctgaacaacaacccacattagcttccctgctaaagtctccttcttatctaacttataaacatgaacatacatcTTGTCCTGTAGCTTAACTTCctgaacgagccaccaaacaatCATTTACCTGATAGCTAATTAGCttatcagctgcagcacattaaacagcatgtaaacatacctgcaaatgtcacttcggacctgttagatgctggtttggtcgttgctcttcaacaTCCTTGTTAGCAATACGCCGTCTGTGCATGACTTATAGCCatagcagtttgtttactttgtcttccTTCTGTACCAgtagcctgccagctgctgtcaatcaaacacaaacagacactgaCAAAGCCGACTGAGACGAAATAGATTCTAATGGCACAAAACTACTAACAATATATTGAAAAATGATATGATTGAAACCTGTTTCAAAGTTCACATTAAATGACCCCAAGTCTGGGTTGCAGTAGATGTCTAACACTGATTTacagatatttaatatttttaattaaaaaacaactaaaatacTGTCTTGTTTTGCAAGATGAATACGATTCACTTGTGTCCTTGTGGTTTCCATTTTGTCTGATATGTCAGTTAGTGGTGAATCAATTGAATCCTGCACTAAACctcaaatacagtacatacgctgatagtgatgtcatcagggttatcagCTTGAGCTAGAGAAAGTCTGTGTTATAAACTGGGTTAAGGGGTCTGGAAAGACGCTGGTGTTTACCAAGCAGGGAGAGTTTTACACCACTTTCACGTCATATTTTCTTATCGTGATTACGAGATTTCAACTTGTAAATAAGTCAAGTTACAGTTATGTCTGGGAAATTTCTACTTTTCTGAAAGAGCTGATGTATCCGTCTTGGTCattcataaaacagaaatacatgaaaatggAGCAACTAGGGACGAAGGTTTATGGTTCATGGTgattaaacccaaatttaatggatatagtgttgtgttgtgttgtcagtGCACAGCATTTTTAACCATCAGTCAACCAACTCTGTAATCATAGCAAGCTGCAGACATGGGAATTTTTCCCATCAATCCCAGACATGACTGTGgcatcatgaaataaaaaaaaaacactatcaacttgcattatgggaaatgtaggatccagtgttttgtCACAGTGTCTCTGCCTTAAAAATCTGTCActtgtgactcatttttatACAATTGCAGTACTAAATGTCTACAGAGCTGCTTTAGGATTGCATTTATCTTTACATTTCCTTCTAATGTATGTTCTTCTTACTTGCTCTTTAAGTGATTTCTgtggttgttttctttctgtctgtagtTCAGATGTAGAGAACATGGCCGAAGAGCGTCAGAGAAACGGGAGGACGACCAACGAGCCTCCGCAGGCCGTCGATCCCGAGCATCAGGAGCCCTCGAGCAGGAGGAAGCCGGCGTTAGTCAGGTAAACAACaagatttataaaatataaaaagctgtTTATATTTCTTGATCTCAGATTTTcacagaaatacttttttttactgatgtttaAAGATAAAGATCTTTTATCCTTTATattatctttttaattaaatgtttttatattattttcattacttatttatactatatttaatttatataacTTTACTTGGTGACCTACAGTATAATAAGTAGTGTTATATaatcaaaatgcatttgaatTAGAGTACAAAGGGTCACAGACAGCCAGACAGCCGTGTAATGCGTAATATAACTGTTTGTTTAGTGTTGTATCAGTTAGTATGAgtaatttcagtttgtttaatgTCTTATCAGTAATAAGTGAATCCATTCCTGGTTGTACTGGTTTTTGGTTCCTGTCTGCAGGTCAAAGACCTTCGACAACTCTCTGCTGACTCAGGTCCAGGCTGACTCAGACTCCAAGATAGAGAGGAAGAAGTCTCACTACAGCCAAGTGAGGATTTATTAACACATATTTTATTACACTCATAAACATTACAGCATGGGAACCGTTCTCAGACAGTTGTTTTTCCAGATTAGTGATATCAGATATGCTTTATGatgactgactttttttttccaaggcCACATTATTATCTCATTGATGATAACTATCAGAAAGCATCAGGGTCGGCAGTATGTGGGTCATGCTGATATCAGTGGTAGGAGGGCTGTAGCTGactgaggacactgaggtcacaTCCTCAGTTGTTAACAAGTCGTccaaattaaaagacaaaatacgTCCCTGAACTCCAGAATGACAAAACTTCCAAAACcgaaaaataaatatgttatgGTTGAAGTTTGGCAAGTTTGGTTTAGGTTAAAATTACTGATTTTTTAAGGTTAGGGGACCTTCGTTGTCATGGTAACAATAACAGCAGTAGCAGGTCTTGCACTGGGCCTTCGGTGGTCACATTGATgaccccaccacacacacacacacaagtgcactCATTGCCAGCAactaaaatcaaaacaatatgcaaattatgcCATTAAAAATAAGTCCATTTCAAAATCGCCTTGTTAACTCGTGTGCTCAACAAGCCGACACTAATACTAACCTTGTTTTTCCTCCCACTAAGACAAATTCATTAGCAAAACTGCCAACCTGCTCTTTCCGATGGTCTAGACGTTCGCTCATGTTGCTCAACAATCAGCCAACAATAAAGGAAAGACTTTCTGAGAGGTAGAAATCAGGCCATATATCTCACAGCAGCAACGTCGAGCATTGCCAACAACAATCTTAATCAGCTCTATAGATAATGAATACATCAGGACTCACCGGTCACttgaaaacaaaatccatcCTTCGTTCTTTCTGCAATACCTGCCTGCGTGAGCCCCGCGGCACGAAGAAATACCTGCTAGCAGGTCACCACAAATCAGATTTTGATTGGTTAATTTTGTTGCGAAGTTTACTTTCTATGAGTAAAACCTGCAACCAGGGACACAGCAGGACCTGAGGGGGCAGAGACAGCTGGATGGAGAACACATCCAGTTCCAGCTCCAGATTCTGGGTTTATGGTTATGATAGtaactgaaaccaaaacaaaacaatttttaaaaatcaaataaataattttaataatgtaatattttatgaactaaaaataaaaattacaccTGTCAAAAACAGTATGTCCTACAGAGAAGGTCCTGATGGCCCTCATGGACCTGCTCTGAATAACAACCACATGGTtaaaggttaggggacgatcgcGGTCATGATTtaaggaacaaaacaaaaacaacgttgactcacggttggaaacaggaagtgaatctAAAGGCTGAATGATCAACCAGGTAAAGCGGGCAGCTGCCCAGAGTCTGCAGACCATGGATGTATGAGATGATGAGAGCTGGATACGGAGCCATTGCTCAGTCTTGATACCAGTTTCTCCCAGTAGTCACTGGcagtattgcagcgaaaaattCCCTGCAGcctaaaaagcattttccccgTAGAGCACAATTATAAAAAAGACATccgtaaaactgttgacaggatgCCTCCAACTGCAAACCAGGttgatttttattctttgtaATATTAAGTTTTAATCTGTGAAGGTTTTATATCTGTAAAACTAGAATCTCAGAGCcaagaaaaggtttttttttttaaagtttgtgacATCATCCCGATATAAAATTTATGGGCTGAGCAGAagaaacactactgtgcatattaTATAGTTAGTTGAATAGGCGCCATATTTGAGTCCAGTAtccagttcttataatacatccatgtccCAGACCCCCCAGggtcttgtttttttactgtattaaatacattttatacacatttttacattttttagtcttaaaaatgttcagttaaaGGTTGCTGAACATGGACACAAAATATCAGCTGcggtcaaaacatttttaaagctattacagtatgtttatctGCACTACTTTATATAACTGGAACAAACTCACAGAAAACTTCTGCTCCAacgtatttattttaaatttactaATTTATTCATATCTTGCACTGTAGCTGCACTTTTTGTAGCCTGTAGTTTcccattttatgttttattcttctttagATTATTTTTACTATGATCTATGATATGAACATATTTTCTTATAAccttttaaaatcatgtttctgtctttttatattctattgtgtttcttttctaaatgtattttagtttttaatgttAAGCACATTGTATTGACTCGTCAGACAAATGCTTGCCAATATTCAGGTTGCTTTGTTTGCATTAATGTCATTGTAGTTTAATcgtatgtgtgtgctgtgtttcaGCTTTCGAAGAGCAACTGCCAGTACCATAAAATATTTAAGGAGATCAGCAAAGAGGAACAGCTCAGACAGAGTAAGTCTTTAATGATCACAGCCATCCACTCCACCTTAAATACTAAATGAGGGTTTAGATAATAGTCTAACATTTGATACCTACGAGCTGCTCTAGATGATGAGTTAATGCTTATAACAGAACCATGGGAGTAAATCTAAATTCAGTAAtcattctattaattgttaagCCATTTAACTTCATTTAGCCTGTTTAAATACAACAATCTTTTTTCCCCTAAACTAATACTAAAAAGTGATTTGCAGCCTCTCTTCGGTAACCCGATGTACCTGATTTACATGTTTGTCAGGTTACACCTGTGCCCTGCAGAAAGACATCCTCTACCAGGGACGAATGTTTGTCTCCGACCACTGGATCTGTTTCCACTCCAAGGTGTTTGGCAAAGACACAAAGGTACTGAAAACTGGGACAGAgtttactgttactgctaagTCCTTTTTGAAGCcaaaaatgttctgtgtttgtgaCAAGGACATTAAGTTTGAAAAGTAATCTTATCATCCCAAAGGTCTTTTGGCGGAGAGTCTTTAACTTTCTCAGCTACATCTCTTGTTTCTGTCATCTCACAGTGTTACACAGTGTTTGTATCAATGTATACCAACATAATGTAATAAAGCTGAGTATTATCTTTCTTTGTGCTCTATATAAGGTGCTAAAAGCAGCAGGTTTcatttgatgattgattaaagcAGCTACAATCTACAGTTTTTAAATTACTGTCTGAACTgacagtgtgtgttgtgtgtggctcgtagtgatgaacctacagagaattatcagctaCTCTGCAGCTTTATAGCGGGcttcagctcgttgtttatctgtccggctgcaactttactgttttggttcactctcagcgctctcatagcgtcgttttcagagaaaaagctctgtaaagccactgtacactacctgctcagcaccaaacagacacagttagctgtagactagctggtgaacatagtggagcatttagcagctaaagagccagatatttccctcaggagttggtagagagcaaaaacacgCCCTTCCAGCCAACTGAGAGGAAatggagcatttctgatatttccccaaagacctttTTCCTGCCTTTTAattaatacaaaactattaacaatactTAAAAAACTTGATGACTAAATCTGATTTCAGTTGCACAAACAAGGGCAGCTTAATAGTGTGTGTTCCAttggtgggaagccagtgagggatcaagTTCTAGTCACTGAACTAGTGACCCCTACTGGTTGGTCCTGACATGCATATTTTTGTCTGCAGCCTTTCACAAGACAAAAGTAGAGTTATTAGAGATGAGTGCTGCAGTGCGAAGAGGACAGGATGTTCCTAAAGctgaagaaaactgaaaaacatctgtaaatgtgACTTTTGGCAGAGTGACTAaggaaaaaatgtttgtgtgtaataaTCACAGCAGTTATATTTGATAGAGATCTGTGTCTGCGATCACATCCTCGCTTATCAAACAGACCTTTACTTGAGTCATTTCCCATGATTCCAGTTGTTTGACTGATGAGGTTTCAGAGCTCCGGTGACAGTGTGACCACTACTCCCCACAGGATGAGTGATACTGTACCAACAGAGAGTAAACTAGTCCCTGCAGGGCTGAACTGTTCATCCTGGTATTTGTCCGTCCCAGATCGCCATCCCAGTGATCTCCGTCACTCACATCAAGAAGACCAAAACCGCCATCTTGGTGCCAAACGCTCTGGTGATCTCCACTGCAAACGACAGGGTGAGAAATCACGTCATGATGGTcgtattttttttcatttggggaaagttttctaaataaaaaaacatttgaaaaaacacaacacaacaaagcTGCGGGTGTTATATTACTGTTTGCTTCTGTTTACAACCGGTTTATCACTAACAACTGTCCAGATGACTGTCCGCATCAAATATCTGCCACTAAAATAAAACTAGAATCGTCTATGAGTAacattgtggtgttttttttgttgcagtacGTGTTTGTGTCCTTCCTGTCCAGAGACAACACCTACAAGTTCctgatgtctgtctgtcttcatctGGAGGTAGGAAAGACTTCTCCTCATGCAACTATATCTATTTCCTGTGTCACTGTTGCCAGGTAGAAAACCTGTGCACTTTATacatagaaaatatatatatattttatattttcaaggATTATGAGATAAAATTATTTGACCTCTTTGTCTTATCAAACCTTGTAAAAGTACATGAACTCAAAGAATCAGACAGTTCTATTGCCCAGTAGGTTTGCTGTTATGGTgcataataattaaaatatacacatgAATCAAgtaatcataaataatataaaatagaaatttacaaaaaaaaaagtaaagtgaaaAGAGTTGTTACAAATTTAAATTGAAGAGAAtgtaatgtacaaaatattgaccaggaatgtggaaatgttcatattataatgtgatgtgtaaataataaaaagtcaaagctgGTTTCCATAGTTCCTGAAAAGTTGACATAAAAATTAGGAATGTTTTAACTTCTTTAAGAATAATATATGACGATGATAATGGCCTATAAAGCTAATATTGACATTGTACGTGAAACTACTACTACAGATAAACTTGACTTTAttggacattttctcttttaattcaCCCTTATAAGTTAAACTAAGTTCCTTAAAACCACCATTTGAAAAGCTTTACTGCATTGTTCTACACTGTCACACCTATGTACTTTGTGTAGTTTTACTCCAAAAGgcgaaaactcacaaaacattttcaacattttttgagaaaacgATTGCTGAGCAAGCAAAAGATGTTTATGATACTAAACAtcatatttatttccttttttgcaACTTTTGAAGCCAAAAATCAGTTCCCTTTAAATATCAAAGCAGAAATACCACCATGGATCAGATTACAGTCAAATGTTCGCCAAGACGTTTTAGAATCTGATTTGTATTATATGTTAATGTGCAGGAGAAGAGTCCATGCAGCAGCCCCATCCCGTCCtcagctgaaaacagcttcagAAGTACGAGGTCCCCCCGATCGCCCCGCTTTCCTCTGGTTAGTgaaccacaaacacaccaaaacaaacactcacagtcCTCTAACAGAGGCTTCTAGTGCTGTTTCTGGTGCTCAGTAATGAACGACCTGCCTGTGCGTCTTTGCAGAGTTTTTCAGGTGATTTCAGTGATCTGGACGGAGCGGTGAGACAGAGGAGgcaggagatggaggagagcaGCAGCTCTGATTCTCAGACCCCCGACTACGAGAAGATAGCAGGTATCACCAGCCAATCACATGCAGTGAAGCcattacattttaacatggacTACTGGGAGATTAGCCTCGAGCTAAAAGATCCAAATAAACTTACCAGCAGctaaagctataatatgtaattattccacattaaaatgtataaaaacaactggacctatgttatatattttgttgagttgtgtacttacattatcccaaatgtttccaacaattttcaaacccagagaaatctgtaatttaatcaaagtaacggaccgtttcatttggtcgcctgtaaatggcgtcatacctcctctaacaaagagtaaacacgcacaagatgcatacggcggcgctgtgtttgtccgctacaatggcgtctaccaaagattaacttacacacatacaagataatacatcggcattgtggttgttccacacaaactgttataaatggacttttattcagttttaagacacattttcacgataaatttaggtggtttttaactatatcttttagctggaagaaggattttagtcattggacgtctggatctaaagttataagagaaataaactgaacaagtgttagcagcaactcagctaacagcccgtacTGGATGTCCGGTGGTCGCCATAcatcgtcagagaaacactgattttttaggtgaaacagctttattcagtgtttttacctgtaatctctgGGTCTGTTcgttctggagaggaggagacctctgcggataattcagctcccagtaaaaacatcctgaatgatgaacactggagtaatcctatcccggtgaagctggttatttaacaacgaagacaacaactcccatgatcccttgctacttcacaccgtcatcacactccgtcttttgttattgttttgattgagacccctagcggctgaatttacatattgtgcgttaAAGAAGTTGTAATACTGTATTGTTGAAGTAAACAACGTTGTTAAACACTGTCTCTTGAACGCTACAGAGTTCCCTGTTCCTCCGTTCCTGGATGTGTTGAAGCACACAGACGGTGCGACGCCTCCTGAACATCCAGACCATCAGCACAAAGTGAAGAACCAGCATCAGAACCAGCAGAGTCCAGACAACAAGCAGCATGACAAACATCACTCTGGTACGACGATTCTCCTGCACCGAGAAGGTTTTATATCCTGTTACAACAAACAACCTAAAGCTAACCTCACACTTCACTCCTCAGGTTTATTGACGACActctaatatattttaaaagacaaCATATCGaacttgttgtgttttcatagTCTATCAACCATTTAACAAGACGGGGGCATGAGTTAATAGTCTGACATGAAGAAATATAAACGTAGATAATTGATTCTTCAGGACAAACTaccaataaaacattttatacgGTGTATTTAAGAGAAATAGACTCACATCATAAAAGACAACAATGTTGTGTGTCACATTACTGTTTGATTTTGGAACAACTTTTGCAAATCAAAGGACCGATAAAGTTTAATTGAAtcatatataattaataatatgtTTGTCAGTTTACAGATTTTGTAGAGTGAAAATATAAACGTTTCATTAAGGACGTTGatgtgtaatattttttatttccagtctCAGAGGTTGTGATTGACAGCAGGACGATGAAACCAGTTTCTCTCAACACTGTGCTGTTTGTCTACCTGTTCCTGTGAGTTTACtgccattcattcattcattcattcattcattcattagttcattcattcattatccaATTCATCTACATATTTAATTCATAGATATTTATTACAATCAATTCAATCATTTATCCActagtttatttattatattaattaatgaatCCATACATTTTTATATGCATTCATTTATAATTGTTTATACTCCTTCATTCatgtttatattaattaattcattcattcattcatttagtcactcacttttattattattattattttacatttttttattcctcaatttttaatgttaattcattcatttttttcatttattcagttattcattaaattattcatatttttatatttaatttttaattgtctttttgatttttttaaaaatataataataatttcaaaatgtttcttttttattatatttattcaaccattttttatattcattcattaatttttcatgtgttcattcattcagtcattcattaaattattgattaatttactCATCTATCTATATTccattgattcattcattcatctacTCTTGTAGTTGTAATTTATCATGTATTCATCGATCTGTCACTAgtgtattcatttattcactatataattcattcattcattcataactTTGCATATTCATCTGTTCATCAATCCCTTCATCATTGATTGatcgactgtgtgtgtgtgtgtgtgtgtgtgtgtgtcctcagagTGTGTGTCCTGGTATTGTCTTCCTGTTACTTGGCCTTTAAGATCGTCTCGTTGGAACAGAGACTGACGACACTCGGCTCCGTCACAGATTTCACCAACCACGAGTGAGTtgacaggaaggaaggagggaaggatggatggagggctggaaggaaggaaggaaggagtgaaggaaggatggaaggaaggaaggaaggaaggaaggaaggatggatggaaggatggaaagatggaaagatggatggaaggatggaaggatgggaggaaggaaggagggaaggaaggaactGTATTGTCCTCACTGTGGAAAATGATCTGTTTTCATCAGGCAGTGGCAAGAAACATCACTAAACAGGAAAATGAAcaatac of the Thunnus maccoyii chromosome 9, fThuMac1.1, whole genome shotgun sequence genome contains:
- the LOC121903395 gene encoding GRAM domain-containing protein 2B isoform X3 yields the protein MSKPSFAPYNTAGRHRSDVENMAEERQRNGRTTNEPPQAVDPEHQEPSSRRKPALVRSKTFDNSLLTQVQADSDSKIERKKSHYSQLSKSNCQYHKIFKEISKEEQLRQSYTCALQKDILYQGRMFVSDHWICFHSKVFGKDTKIAIPVISVTHIKKTKTAILVPNALVISTANDRYVFVSFLSRDNTYKFLMSVCLHLEEKSPCSSPIPSSAENSFRSTRSPRSPRFPLSFSGDFSDLDGAVRQRRQEMEESSSSDSQTPDYEKIAEFPVPPFLDVLKHTDGATPPEHPDHQHKVKNQHQNQQSPDNKQHDKHHSVSEVVIDSRTMKPVSLNTVLFVYLFLVCVLVLSSCYLAFKIVSLEQRLTTLGSVTDFTNHENDFLRVNSDVNTELFSELLTINLIKLEKVQKNLQRLLDEAA
- the LOC121903395 gene encoding GRAM domain-containing protein 2B isoform X1, translated to MSVMTEHCVNQQTSQEDARKSNRGTAKHEERDYHSDVENMAEERQRNGRTTNEPPQAVDPEHQEPSSRRKPALVRSKTFDNSLLTQVQADSDSKIERKKSHYSQLSKSNCQYHKIFKEISKEEQLRQSYTCALQKDILYQGRMFVSDHWICFHSKVFGKDTKIAIPVISVTHIKKTKTAILVPNALVISTANDRYVFVSFLSRDNTYKFLMSVCLHLEEKSPCSSPIPSSAENSFRSTRSPRSPRFPLSFSGDFSDLDGAVRQRRQEMEESSSSDSQTPDYEKIAEFPVPPFLDVLKHTDGATPPEHPDHQHKVKNQHQNQQSPDNKQHDKHHSVSEVVIDSRTMKPVSLNTVLFVYLFLVCVLVLSSCYLAFKIVSLEQRLTTLGSVTDFTNHENDFLRVNSDVNTELFSELLTINLIKLEKVQKNLQRLLDEAA
- the LOC121903395 gene encoding GRAM domain-containing protein 2B isoform X4 codes for the protein MAEERQRNGRTTNEPPQAVDPEHQEPSSRRKPALVRSKTFDNSLLTQVQADSDSKIERKKSHYSQLSKSNCQYHKIFKEISKEEQLRQSYTCALQKDILYQGRMFVSDHWICFHSKVFGKDTKIAIPVISVTHIKKTKTAILVPNALVISTANDRYVFVSFLSRDNTYKFLMSVCLHLEEKSPCSSPIPSSAENSFRSTRSPRSPRFPLSFSGDFSDLDGAVRQRRQEMEESSSSDSQTPDYEKIAEFPVPPFLDVLKHTDGATPPEHPDHQHKVKNQHQNQQSPDNKQHDKHHSVSEVVIDSRTMKPVSLNTVLFVYLFLVCVLVLSSCYLAFKIVSLEQRLTTLGSVTDFTNHENDFLRVNSDVNTELFSELLTINLIKLEKVQKNLQRLLDEAA
- the LOC121903395 gene encoding GRAM domain-containing protein 2B isoform X2, with the translated sequence MVNYNTDDLFQFKGRSTMSKPSFAPYNTAGRHRSDVENMAEERQRNGRTTNEPPQAVDPEHQEPSSRRKPALVRSKTFDNSLLTQVQADSDSKIERKKSHYSQLSKSNCQYHKIFKEISKEEQLRQSYTCALQKDILYQGRMFVSDHWICFHSKVFGKDTKIAIPVISVTHIKKTKTAILVPNALVISTANDRYVFVSFLSRDNTYKFLMSVCLHLEEKSPCSSPIPSSAENSFRSTRSPRSPRFPLSFSGDFSDLDGAVRQRRQEMEESSSSDSQTPDYEKIAEFPVPPFLDVLKHTDGATPPEHPDHQHKVKNQHQNQQSPDNKQHDKHHSVSEVVIDSRTMKPVSLNTVLFVYLFLVCVLVLSSCYLAFKIVSLEQRLTTLGSVTDFTNHENDFLRVNSDVNTELFSELLTINLIKLEKVQKNLQRLLDEAA